TTGTTAAAATTGTGCTTGACCGAAcaataggtagtaaaacctaattatggaaagaaAGGGATCGACCAAGGGGTGTGGAAcctggcccttggtggtcgtgggaccatatGATGGTGTGTGGATGACCATTCCCAGTTGCAGGAATGAGTTTGAACCAAACATGGACTCTggatgattaattaggtcaaaaatcatcaaaagaggtgggaccgGCTTTTGTAAGCCAAAGGGCCGACCATGACTGGTCATGGTGGCGTGCCCGTGTCGCCATTCAGTCCACGGACCAATCtttagaattttggtattttctgatggctCATCGAGCATTATTTCATCCTTGTATGAAGGATTTGAGTTTGATTGAAACTCTTAATAGTGGTGGAAAGACCACtattaaaaataatattattttaatatttctagTGATGGTAGAAAGACAAGTCATGATGGTTGCGGGACCACATGTTTTTCAAACCACATGGTCCATGGAGAAGTATGGAAGTTTCAGGAGTTTTGATCGAAAGAGGAAACACTAAAATAATAGTAAAATACGagttttaataataaaatattaaggaaAAGGGGGAAGGGACCGACCAAAACCGGCGGCACACCtagccggctggtgggcccactCACATGGttcccttttttttattatttatctcttttccctttccttcttTGATTATACTTCCAACCCTAGTTCTTCCATGGATGCTCATttgagcattattactaaatacacTCGTGTCTCTTGATCGGGGTGCCTCAAATGCCCGAAAGGTAAAAATCCATTATTATTCCATGGAATTCGATCGAGAAAAGTTATGAGTCCTAAGTAAATGAATATTCGGGTTTGATTAGCATATTTTCTCTAGGAATTTAACTGATGAATACAATAGTAGAACTAATTATTTGGTTGCTATGCACTAACATTCCTCATGTCTAAGAACCTTTAGATATGATGTGATCAACAACATATATAATTCTGGGTTAATTCAGACACCAGAGATGAATTCTGAATTCAACAAATGCGCTGAGTCTTTCAGCTTTCATGAAATATTAAAAGTTTTGCCTCAGAAATTCTAATATCGCCATCATATATTATTCACTCCTTGTGAAGATATAAATTTTTTATGATTCTGATACTGATCAGAGATACATAATTTTCAATGTGATTTTAGGAATATGatcttcgtcaaaaatccaccatcaacaatgtgtATTTCTCAGTTGGTAATtatataatgaataaagaggttgtagccgtttggtggatgtagacaatatacACACATTATGTGTATTATTGAGCCACGTTAAATCTGTGAATACTTTACTTCTAGTTGCTTTTGTTTATGGCTTGTATCTGTGTGGTTCTCTTTCCCTTCTTCTTATCCTAAATCATAGTGAGATTTATAGAGCAATCCAAAAGATCAAGTATTTCCCGTTAATTAGTTTATTTCCACAAGATCAATTAACATGAGTAGATGGCTCTAAACAAAAATAAGGTTTTATTGTTCTTTGAAAGCCAAGGGCAAGGGTTCATTTATTCGTAGGGCATAATaatggtgatgaagaagagactAGAGAGTCCTATGAATCTGTGGGTTATATTAATCTAACAAAATTACTAGGATTTAATATATAGACTACCAATTAGAGTAATAATGAGAACTAActaattttattaaaataaaaatgagttcTGTATCGTGATTTTTTAATTGTGTAGACTTATAATAAATTCGTATAATAATATGACAAAGACAAGGGCTTATCATTTGAGAATGACTCTCTCTCTCCCCCTACATTAAAGGTATTCTCTCTCACAACTTCTGCTCCTCACATGCAACTCTTACggactctatttaaacctccCACCATCCCCATCCTAATTTCATCAAACCAACATCTCTCTTCTCTTTTACAGCTTCATTCGAAAACCTcaaaacaaaaacccaaaaaaaaaagaaaaaacttacaaaacaaaaaacaaattcaGCTTACAACAATTTTCCTTGTACAtacgaaaaaaagaaaagaaacgaaAGCCATACACTTACATACACACATACATATATTATTTGCTTTCGAAATCAAAATCTAGCTATCGAAAATGTTTCGTGTAGTATCAGATCATGAAGATTTCTCTTCAAAAAGGTGTGTTTGGGTTAATGGTCCAGTAATTGTTGGAGCTGGGCCATCAGGACTTGCGGTCGGGGCTTGTTTAAAGGAACAAGGAGTTCCATTCGTGGTTCTCGAAAGAGCTGATTGTATTGCATCTTTATGGCAAAAACGTACATACGATCGTCTTAAGCTTCATCTACCTAAAAAATTCTGCCAGCTTCCTAACCTTCCCTTCCCTGAAGATTACCCTGAATACCCATCTAAGAAACAATTCATTTCTTACCTCGAGAATTATGCTAAGAAATTCGACATAACCCCGCAATTTAATGAAAGTGTTCAGTCAGCCAAGTATGATGAAACTTGTGGGTTATGGAGAGTCAAGACAGTTTCTACTGATCCTTTTGGGACCGGTAACCGCGCTGAAGTTGAGTACATTTGCAGATGGCTTGTCGTTGCTACCGGGGAGAATGCCGAAAATGTAGTACCTGAAATTGAAGGTTTGTCTCATGAATTTGCCGGTGAAATTGTCCATGCTTGTGATTACAAATCTGGTGAAGATTACCACGGTAAAAGGGTTCTTGTCGTTGGATGCGGGAACTCGGGAATGGAACTATCTCTTGATCTTTGCAACCATAATGCCTTTCCATCAATGGTCGTTCGCTCTTCTGTAAGTTCACATTTTCTTATTACCcttttttttttaccataatTGGTACTACTATTCTCTTCGCGGTAACAC
This DNA window, taken from Papaver somniferum cultivar HN1 unplaced genomic scaffold, ASM357369v1 unplaced-scaffold_133, whole genome shotgun sequence, encodes the following:
- the LOC113333774 gene encoding probable indole-3-pyruvate monooxygenase YUCCA5, whose translation is MFRVVSDHEDFSSKRCVWVNGPVIVGAGPSGLAVGACLKEQGVPFVVLERADCIASLWQKRTYDRLKLHLPKKFCQLPNLPFPEDYPEYPSKKQFISYLENYAKKFDITPQFNESVQSAKYDETCGLWRVKTVSTDPFGTGNRAEVEYICRWLVVATGENAENVVPEIEGLSHEFAGEIVHACDYKSGEDYHGKRVLVVGCGNSGMELSLDLCNHNAFPSMVVRSSVHILPREILGISTYELAAMLMAWLPLWVVDILILIMAWLKFGSMEKYGLKRPAMGPLTLKGAIGKTPVLDIGALERIKSGDIEVVPAIHKFSKSSVQLVNGEILDIDAVILATGYRSNVPTWLQESEFFSKNGFPKASFPNAWKGQSGLYAVGFTRRGLSGASFDATKIAQDIGQVWKEETKQKKTTKAACHRRCISQF